The following are encoded in a window of Sphaerisporangium siamense genomic DNA:
- a CDS encoding ATP-binding protein, translating into MGALPRPAVPDGPVRAFFDVLHEQHHRAGWPSLRAMAREVGCSHTTISAAFSGPNLPRWGLVELIAEMLGGDVARFHDLWLAAGRTIVPAPPDTPPAGPVTASLVPVAPTGDRAARPRQLPGDVSAFTGREAQLADLDRLHAEAAAGTTAVPILALSGTAGVGKTALAVHWAHRVAAAFPDGQLYINLRGYDRDSPVRASEALETFLRALGVPDAAVPPGLDARAARYRTLLADRRVLVLLDNAHSAGQVRDLLPGTPRCLVLVTSRSTLPGLVARDGAIRIDLDVLSAAEAVALLRRLVGPRLDAEPGQAAELAARCARLPLALRIAAELAAARRSVPLAGLVAELGDESRRLDLLAAGEDDYTAVRAVFSWSCRHLPADVLAAFQSLGAHPGRDIDVDAAAALFGAGRSETYRLLEALLRVHLLEESAPGRYGMHDLLRAYAQERSTGHPGRGAALARLFDHYLETAGRAAEGARWDDGWLTAERPNLLAVAAAAAEVSPRHTWELSGRLAEWLDTRAHYRDGLTLHGLAARAARAAGDRAGEAGALVRLGTAHMRTGAYPEAIDHYRRALAAHRETGDLAGQAAALHGLGTMAWRLGDTGEARGHLEAALAIRRGLGDRPGEGASLYNLGTVFRQLGDYPRALAHQRGALEIYRECGDRIGESRVLNNLGTTLERMGEYERAFDHYRQALTRNREIGNQVGEAVALTNLGWSSARLGRFAEAMARHEEALPLYRRCGYRVGEADGLHGIGALHLWAGRGEEAVPCLRRAVALAHEIGDVEVEAGALVDLGEALRALGRDEEAAHAYGSAVTLTGRTGDRLEEARALSGLAHLDRAAGRTGEARRSWQACAEIYESLGVPAAAEVRALLASLA; encoded by the coding sequence ATGGGAGCTCTACCCAGGCCGGCGGTGCCCGACGGTCCCGTCCGCGCCTTCTTCGACGTCCTGCACGAGCAGCACCACCGGGCGGGGTGGCCGAGCCTGCGCGCCATGGCCAGGGAGGTCGGGTGCAGCCACACCACGATCTCGGCCGCGTTCTCCGGGCCGAACCTGCCGCGCTGGGGCCTGGTCGAGCTGATCGCCGAGATGCTGGGCGGCGACGTCGCCCGCTTCCACGACCTGTGGCTGGCGGCGGGACGCACGATCGTGCCCGCCCCGCCGGACACGCCGCCCGCGGGGCCGGTGACCGCCTCCCTCGTGCCCGTGGCTCCCACCGGCGACAGGGCGGCGCGGCCACGCCAGCTCCCCGGGGACGTCTCGGCGTTCACCGGCAGGGAGGCCCAGCTCGCCGACCTGGACCGCCTGCACGCCGAGGCCGCCGCCGGCACGACCGCCGTCCCCATCCTCGCCCTGTCCGGCACCGCGGGCGTGGGCAAGACGGCGCTCGCCGTCCACTGGGCGCACCGCGTCGCCGCCGCGTTCCCCGACGGCCAGCTCTACATCAACCTGCGCGGCTACGACCGCGACAGCCCCGTGCGCGCGTCCGAGGCGCTGGAGACGTTCCTGCGCGCCCTCGGCGTCCCCGACGCGGCCGTGCCCCCGGGCCTGGACGCGCGCGCCGCGCGCTACCGCACGCTGCTGGCCGACCGGCGCGTGCTCGTCCTGCTGGACAACGCCCACTCGGCCGGCCAGGTCCGCGACCTGCTGCCCGGCACACCCCGCTGCCTGGTGCTGGTGACCAGCCGCAGCACGCTGCCCGGCCTGGTCGCCAGGGACGGCGCGATCCGCATCGACCTGGACGTCCTGTCCGCCGCCGAGGCGGTCGCGCTGCTGCGCCGGCTCGTCGGCCCCCGCCTGGACGCCGAGCCCGGCCAGGCGGCGGAGCTCGCCGCGCGGTGCGCCCGGCTGCCGCTCGCGCTGCGGATCGCCGCCGAACTGGCCGCCGCACGCCGGTCGGTGCCACTGGCCGGGCTGGTGGCCGAGCTCGGCGACGAGTCGCGCAGGCTCGACCTGCTGGCCGCGGGCGAGGACGACTACACGGCGGTGCGCGCGGTGTTCTCCTGGTCGTGCCGCCACCTGCCCGCCGACGTCCTCGCCGCCTTCCAGTCGCTCGGCGCGCACCCGGGGCGGGACATCGACGTCGACGCCGCCGCCGCCCTGTTCGGCGCCGGCCGCTCGGAGACCTACCGCCTGCTGGAGGCGCTGCTGCGCGTCCACCTGCTCGAAGAGAGCGCCCCCGGCCGGTACGGCATGCACGACCTGCTGCGCGCCTACGCCCAGGAACGGTCCACCGGGCACCCCGGCCGCGGCGCCGCGCTGGCCCGGCTCTTCGACCACTACCTGGAGACGGCCGGGCGCGCCGCCGAGGGCGCCCGGTGGGACGACGGGTGGCTCACCGCCGAGCGGCCGAACCTGCTGGCCGTCGCGGCGGCCGCCGCCGAGGTGTCGCCCCGGCACACCTGGGAGCTGTCCGGGCGCCTGGCCGAGTGGCTGGACACCCGGGCGCACTACCGCGACGGGCTCACCCTGCACGGCCTGGCGGCACGCGCGGCCCGCGCCGCGGGCGACCGCGCGGGCGAGGCCGGAGCCCTGGTCAGGCTCGGCACCGCCCACATGCGGACCGGCGCCTACCCCGAGGCCATCGACCACTACCGCCGCGCGCTCGCCGCCCACCGCGAGACCGGCGACCTGGCGGGGCAGGCCGCCGCCCTGCACGGCCTCGGCACGATGGCCTGGCGGCTCGGCGACACCGGCGAGGCGCGCGGGCACCTGGAGGCCGCCCTGGCGATCCGGCGCGGGCTCGGCGACCGGCCCGGCGAGGGCGCCTCGCTCTACAACCTCGGCACGGTGTTCCGGCAGCTCGGCGACTACCCGCGCGCGCTGGCCCACCAGCGCGGCGCCCTGGAGATCTACCGCGAGTGCGGCGACAGGATCGGCGAGAGCCGCGTGCTGAACAACCTCGGCACGACCCTGGAGCGCATGGGCGAGTACGAGCGGGCCTTCGACCACTACCGGCAGGCGCTCACCCGCAACCGTGAGATCGGCAACCAGGTGGGGGAGGCGGTGGCGCTCACGAACCTCGGCTGGTCCTCGGCGCGGCTCGGCCGGTTCGCCGAGGCCATGGCCCGCCACGAGGAGGCCCTGCCCCTCTACCGGCGCTGCGGCTACCGCGTCGGCGAGGCCGACGGGCTGCACGGCATCGGCGCGCTGCACCTGTGGGCGGGCCGAGGGGAGGAGGCCGTCCCCTGCCTGCGGCGGGCCGTCGCCCTGGCCCACGAGATCGGGGACGTGGAGGTCGAGGCGGGCGCCCTGGTCGACCTGGGCGAGGCGCTGCGCGCGCTCGGGCGGGACGAGGAGGCCGCGCACGCCTACGGATCCGCGGTCACCCTCACCGGCCGCACCGGCGACCGCCTGGAGGAGGCTCGCGCGCTGTCCGGGCTGGCGCACCTGGATCGCGCGGCGGGGCGGACGGGCGAGGCGCGGCGGTCATGGCAGGCCTGCGCGGAGATCTACGAGTCCCTCGGCGTCCCGGCCGCCGCCGAGGTCCGCGCCCTCCTCGCCTCCCTGGCCTGA
- a CDS encoding ATP-binding protein → MSGESFAHLLKRLRRSAGLTQEELANKAGISARAVSDLERGINRSARKDTARLLADALGLTGQIHEEFTSGRRKPPSVGGARLPVPLTPLVGREREVRAGCERLRGPSRLLTLTGLGGVGKTRTALAIVHELAPDLPDGAYLADFSEVRDEQTMLHTLARALDVRDSGTRPPAESLATALEGRGPLLVLDNFEHLVDSAHALSTLLTRCPGVRFLVTSRRPLRVYGEDEFVVGPLPPPPPGASLEEIRANPAVTLFTQRARAVHAGWEVHEGNAAVVTGICARLDGLPLALELAAARMNVLSAEALHERLGGAPGVLAAGPRDATPRHRSLNATLDWSYELLDGDAQRLLRELTVFAGGWSLEAMERVCGAGLDTLATLIENNLVWRTDHPGGPRYTLPHTVREYATALPPAEGAAAAPGGAAATAPGGNPATADAHLRWMCGFAETAAHELTGAGQRAWIDNLDREYENARQALRHAVAVRDAESAQRLAGALWRYWEMRGLLIEGRQWLDRALALPGPTPPSLGAQARKGAGNLARDQGDLKAAEAFYRSALLLFEAASDKAGVASVINNLGNLWLDEGDHEAAAHFYQDGLARFQAIGDEWNVALLLNNLALALRLTSDLARAGELAERSAALFRRLGDQRGEGRALETVARVLDLRGEHARALPVHRRALLLRHRVGDLAGVARSLEGLARSHSEVGDLNLAARLLGQAECLRQTTGEAFTHDDGVEYARTLNALRDGLTPAVLTATMDAGRAADLAEVITSLDLERM, encoded by the coding sequence TTGTCCGGCGAATCTTTCGCCCACCTGCTCAAACGGCTCCGTCGTTCGGCCGGCCTGACGCAGGAGGAACTGGCGAACAAAGCCGGGATCAGCGCCAGGGCGGTGAGCGACCTGGAAAGGGGAATCAACCGCTCCGCCCGCAAGGACACCGCCCGCCTCCTCGCCGACGCCCTCGGCCTCACCGGACAGATCCACGAGGAGTTCACGAGCGGCCGCAGGAAGCCGCCCTCGGTCGGCGGCGCGCGCCTGCCCGTGCCGCTGACGCCCCTCGTCGGCAGGGAGCGCGAAGTGCGGGCGGGGTGCGAGCGGCTGCGCGGGCCGAGCCGCCTGCTCACCCTCACCGGTCTCGGCGGCGTCGGCAAGACCCGCACGGCCCTGGCCATCGTCCACGAGCTGGCCCCCGACCTGCCCGACGGCGCCTACCTCGCCGACTTCTCCGAGGTGCGCGACGAGCAGACGATGCTGCACACGCTCGCCCGCGCCCTGGACGTCCGCGACAGCGGCACCCGCCCCCCGGCCGAGTCGCTGGCCACGGCCCTGGAGGGCCGCGGGCCGCTGCTCGTGCTGGACAACTTCGAGCACCTGGTCGACAGCGCGCACGCCCTGTCCACGCTGCTCACGCGGTGCCCGGGGGTGAGGTTCCTGGTCACCAGCAGGCGTCCCCTGCGGGTGTACGGGGAGGACGAGTTCGTCGTCGGGCCGCTGCCGCCGCCCCCGCCGGGCGCGTCCCTGGAGGAGATTCGCGCCAACCCGGCCGTCACCCTGTTCACCCAGCGGGCGCGGGCCGTCCACGCCGGGTGGGAGGTGCACGAGGGCAACGCGGCCGTCGTCACCGGCATCTGCGCGCGCCTCGACGGCCTGCCCTTGGCGCTGGAGCTGGCCGCCGCCCGCATGAACGTCCTGTCCGCGGAGGCGCTGCACGAACGGCTCGGCGGCGCGCCGGGCGTGCTGGCGGCGGGGCCGCGCGACGCCACCCCGCGGCACCGCAGCCTGAACGCCACGCTGGACTGGAGCTACGAGCTGCTCGACGGCGACGCCCAGCGCCTGCTGCGCGAGCTGACCGTCTTCGCGGGCGGGTGGTCGCTGGAGGCGATGGAGCGGGTCTGCGGCGCCGGGCTGGACACGCTCGCCACCCTCATCGAGAACAACCTGGTGTGGCGGACCGACCACCCGGGCGGCCCGCGCTACACCCTGCCGCACACCGTCCGCGAGTACGCCACCGCGCTCCCGCCCGCGGAGGGCGCCGCCGCCGCACCCGGCGGTGCCGCCGCGACCGCGCCGGGCGGGAACCCGGCGACGGCGGACGCGCATCTGCGCTGGATGTGCGGCTTCGCCGAGACGGCCGCGCACGAACTGACCGGCGCGGGCCAGCGGGCGTGGATCGACAACCTGGACCGCGAGTACGAGAACGCCCGCCAGGCGCTGCGCCACGCGGTCGCCGTCCGCGACGCCGAGAGCGCGCAACGCCTCGCCGGCGCGCTGTGGCGGTACTGGGAGATGCGGGGGCTGCTCATCGAGGGACGCCAATGGCTGGACCGGGCGCTCGCGCTCCCCGGGCCGACGCCGCCGTCGCTCGGCGCGCAGGCCCGCAAGGGCGCGGGCAACCTGGCCCGCGACCAGGGCGACCTGAAGGCCGCCGAGGCGTTCTACCGCTCCGCGCTGCTGCTGTTCGAGGCGGCCTCCGACAAGGCGGGCGTGGCCAGCGTCATCAACAACCTCGGCAACCTCTGGCTGGACGAGGGCGACCACGAGGCGGCGGCCCACTTCTACCAGGACGGGCTGGCGCGGTTCCAGGCCATCGGCGACGAGTGGAACGTGGCACTGCTGCTCAACAACCTCGCGCTGGCCCTGCGGCTCACCTCGGACCTGGCGCGCGCGGGCGAGCTGGCCGAGCGCAGCGCGGCGCTGTTCCGCCGGCTCGGCGACCAGCGGGGCGAGGGCCGCGCGCTGGAGACCGTGGCCCGCGTCCTCGACCTGCGCGGCGAGCACGCCCGGGCGCTGCCGGTGCACCGGCGCGCGCTGCTGCTGCGGCACCGGGTGGGCGACCTGGCCGGGGTCGCCCGTTCCCTCGAAGGGCTGGCCCGCTCGCACAGCGAGGTGGGCGACCTGAACCTGGCGGCCCGGCTGCTCGGCCAGGCCGAGTGCCTGCGCCAGACCACCGGCGAGGCGTTCACCCACGACGACGGCGTCGAGTACGCCAGAACCCTCAACGCCCTGCGCGACGGTCTGACCCCCGCCGTCCTCACCGCCACCATGGACGCCGGCCGCGCCGCGGACCTGGCGGAGGTGATCACCTCACTGGACCTGGAACGGATGTAG
- a CDS encoding DMT family transporter translates to MHALLLAAALLIGCLLAVQTSVNLQLNKAVGTPYGASSVQLGVAVLLLAVLAVAAGAIGAVRLVPQVPLWHLLGGLASPLYITSGILLFPRLGALASVGLFVTGQVFASLGLDLFGLFGLPRTPLGAGVALGALAVLAGIVVVIRGQRATPAVTASGGTGRVGWILLGLVAGGVLPVQGAVNARLRADLHEPLAVAVISFAVAAVTIVAVLLTLLALGRTPRPRLRPLGGMPWWGWLGGACAAAYVTATFTLIPEIGAAATVALTVTGQQAASALIDGAGLFRLPRRPLTAARLAGLALLVAGSALVQLA, encoded by the coding sequence ATGCATGCCCTCCTTCTCGCGGCCGCGCTGCTGATCGGCTGCCTCCTGGCCGTGCAGACGTCGGTGAACCTGCAGCTCAACAAGGCCGTCGGCACGCCGTACGGCGCCTCGTCGGTCCAGTTGGGCGTGGCCGTGCTGCTCCTCGCCGTCCTGGCCGTGGCCGCGGGCGCGATCGGCGCGGTCCGCCTCGTGCCGCAGGTGCCGCTCTGGCACCTGCTCGGCGGGCTCGCCAGCCCGCTCTACATCACCAGCGGCATCCTGCTGTTCCCCCGCCTCGGGGCGCTGGCCTCGGTGGGGCTGTTCGTCACCGGGCAAGTGTTCGCCTCGCTCGGCCTCGACCTGTTCGGCCTGTTCGGCCTGCCGCGCACACCCCTGGGCGCCGGCGTCGCGCTCGGCGCGCTCGCCGTCCTGGCCGGCATCGTCGTCGTCATCCGCGGCCAGCGCGCCACCCCCGCCGTCACAGCGTCAGGCGGGACGGGACGGGTGGGATGGATCCTGCTCGGCCTGGTCGCCGGGGGCGTGCTGCCCGTGCAGGGGGCGGTCAACGCCCGGTTGCGCGCCGACCTGCACGAGCCGCTCGCCGTCGCCGTGATCAGCTTCGCCGTCGCGGCCGTGACCATCGTCGCGGTGCTGCTGACCCTGCTCGCCCTCGGCCGCACCCCCCGGCCCCGGCTCCGCCCACTCGGGGGCATGCCATGGTGGGGCTGGCTCGGCGGGGCCTGCGCCGCCGCGTACGTGACCGCGACGTTCACGCTCATCCCCGAGATCGGCGCCGCCGCCACCGTGGCCCTGACCGTGACCGGCCAGCAGGCGGCGTCGGCGCTCATCGACGGCGCCGGCCTGTTCCGCCTGCCCCGGCGCCCCCTCACGGCCGCCCGGCTCGCCGGCCTCGCCCTGCTCGTCGCGGGCTCGGCGCTCGTGCAACTGGCCTGA
- a CDS encoding TetR/AcrR family transcriptional regulator has translation MTERLPAGDTSPLDRDTPAPETPPARERSDAARNRARVLAAAERLFATTDARQVTMEDIARAAGVGRATLYRRYPDPASIAVALLDEHERRLQEHILRGEPPLGPGASPADRLAAFYAASVTLLEDHLHLALGAEVGQARFAAGAYGFWRAHVRVLLAEAGVPDPDAAADTALAPLAPDLYRFQRHTAGLSKERLVTSLTWLARRLTTT, from the coding sequence ATGACCGAGCGGCTCCCGGCGGGCGACACCAGCCCCCTCGACAGGGACACCCCCGCGCCCGAGACCCCACCGGCGCGGGAGCGGTCCGACGCGGCGCGGAACCGGGCGCGGGTGCTCGCCGCGGCGGAGCGGCTCTTCGCCACGACGGACGCCCGGCAGGTGACGATGGAGGACATCGCACGCGCCGCCGGAGTCGGCCGCGCGACGCTGTACCGCCGCTACCCCGACCCCGCCTCGATCGCCGTCGCCCTGCTCGACGAGCACGAGCGCCGCCTGCAGGAGCACATCCTGCGCGGCGAGCCGCCCCTCGGCCCCGGCGCCTCCCCCGCCGACCGGCTCGCCGCCTTCTACGCGGCGTCGGTGACCCTGCTGGAGGACCACCTCCACCTGGCGCTCGGCGCCGAGGTGGGGCAGGCGAGGTTCGCCGCGGGAGCGTACGGCTTCTGGCGGGCCCACGTGCGCGTGCTGCTCGCCGAGGCCGGCGTCCCCGACCCCGACGCGGCCGCCGACACCGCCCTGGCCCCCCTCGCCCCGGATCTGTACCGCTTCCAGCGCCACACCGCCGGCCTGTCCAAGGAGCGCCTCGTCACGTCGCTGACGTGGCTGGCCCGCCGCCTGACGACCACCTGA
- a CDS encoding VOC family protein — translation MAEGPRLTVSGTNIGAPDARELADFYRRLLGWTVTASEPDWVKLTPPGGGPSLSFQTEEGYARPVWPAGSGDQQMMMHLEIQVDDLAAATAHALAAGATLAGHQPQDDVRVCLDPAGHPFCLWI, via the coding sequence GTGGCGGAGGGGCCGAGGCTCACGGTGTCAGGGACCAACATCGGCGCGCCGGACGCGCGCGAGCTGGCCGACTTCTACCGGCGGCTGCTCGGCTGGACGGTCACGGCGTCGGAGCCGGACTGGGTGAAGCTGACGCCGCCCGGCGGCGGGCCGAGCCTGTCGTTCCAGACCGAGGAGGGGTACGCCAGGCCGGTGTGGCCGGCGGGTTCCGGCGACCAGCAGATGATGATGCACCTGGAGATTCAGGTGGACGACCTGGCCGCCGCCACGGCGCACGCCCTGGCGGCCGGGGCGACGCTCGCCGGGCACCAGCCGCAGGACGACGTGCGCGTCTGCCTCGACCCGGCGGGCCATCCGTTCTGCCTGTGGATCTGA
- a CDS encoding LVIVD repeat-containing protein produces the protein MSIPPRAGRLGRILALVGGAAALVLSALPAQASDIPGTDQIVMSANVKHVANIPKPANIATTINTDLAFQDGYAYVGNYGGFSIYDIRNPKKPTVVSSVVCPGSQMDVSVYGNLLFASVDQSRSNDSCASTPQPATVKESWEGIRIFDVSDKANPKYIKSVETNCGSHTQTLLPDRRRGNVYLYVSSYLPNATYPDCLPPHDKISIIKIPLRDPASAAVVATPVVFPDGGNETQPNLLLPTTGCHDITVYPEKGIAAGACMGDGVLFDIRNPENPRVTARVTDPNFAFWHSATFNNEGTKVVFTDELGGGGQATCNEAVGPTHGADAIFDIVRGRLVFKSYFKIPRYQADSENCVAHNGSLIPVRGRDIMVQAWYQGGASIWDFTDSAHPREIGYFERGPASEGFGGFWSAYYYNGHIYASDFNKGLDVLRIDDRLTDSAKRVRVDRLNVQDQGSYRERGHHGDWFWGDEDD, from the coding sequence TTGTCGATTCCCCCCAGAGCCGGCCGCTTAGGCCGGATCCTCGCCCTGGTGGGCGGCGCCGCGGCCCTGGTGCTGTCGGCCTTGCCCGCCCAGGCGTCGGACATCCCAGGCACCGATCAGATCGTGATGAGCGCGAACGTCAAGCACGTGGCGAACATCCCGAAACCGGCGAACATCGCCACCACCATCAACACCGACCTCGCCTTCCAGGATGGTTACGCCTATGTAGGTAACTATGGCGGTTTCTCCATCTACGACATTCGGAACCCCAAGAAGCCGACCGTGGTGAGTTCGGTCGTCTGTCCCGGGTCGCAGATGGACGTGTCGGTGTACGGCAACCTGCTCTTCGCCTCCGTGGACCAGTCGCGGAGCAACGACTCCTGCGCCAGCACGCCGCAGCCGGCGACGGTCAAGGAGTCCTGGGAGGGCATCCGCATCTTCGACGTGAGCGACAAGGCGAACCCCAAGTACATCAAGTCCGTCGAGACCAACTGCGGCTCCCACACCCAGACGCTGCTCCCGGACAGGCGACGCGGGAACGTCTACCTGTACGTCTCCTCCTACCTGCCCAACGCGACCTACCCCGACTGCCTCCCGCCGCACGACAAGATCTCCATCATCAAGATCCCGCTGCGCGACCCCGCGTCGGCGGCCGTGGTCGCCACCCCGGTGGTGTTCCCGGACGGCGGCAACGAGACCCAGCCGAACCTGCTGCTGCCGACCACCGGCTGCCACGACATCACCGTGTACCCCGAGAAGGGCATCGCGGCCGGGGCCTGCATGGGCGACGGCGTGCTGTTCGACATCAGGAACCCCGAGAACCCGAGGGTCACGGCCCGCGTGACCGACCCGAACTTCGCCTTCTGGCACTCGGCGACGTTCAACAACGAGGGCACCAAGGTCGTCTTCACCGACGAGCTCGGCGGCGGCGGCCAGGCGACCTGCAACGAGGCCGTCGGCCCCACGCACGGCGCCGACGCCATCTTCGACATCGTGCGCGGCCGGCTCGTGTTCAAGAGCTACTTCAAGATCCCGCGCTACCAGGCCGACTCGGAGAACTGCGTCGCGCACAACGGCTCGCTCATCCCGGTGAGGGGCCGCGACATCATGGTGCAGGCGTGGTACCAGGGCGGCGCCTCGATCTGGGACTTCACCGACTCCGCGCACCCCAGGGAGATCGGGTACTTCGAGCGCGGCCCGGCGTCCGAGGGCTTCGGCGGGTTCTGGTCCGCGTACTACTACAACGGCCACATCTACGCGAGCGACTTCAACAAGGGCCTCGACGTCCTCAGGATCGACGACCGGCTCACCGACTCCGCCAAGCGGGTCAGGGTGGACCGCCTGAACGTCCAGGACCAGGGCTCCTACCGCGAACGCGGCCACCACGGCGACTGGTTCTGGGGCGACGAGGACGACTGA
- a CDS encoding DUF305 domain-containing protein, which translates to MRAVSLIAVAAVAFAVAGCTGGPAPAPTSTAPVIAPGRPGEPARTLAPSEALTAVPSPTAGAADVLFMQNMIVHHRQALDMSTGAATRAGSDQVKRLAARITAAQGPEIRAMTRWLLEQGRSVPDARAAHPGMPGMATPEQLAELRAASGGDFDRLYLRLMIAHHMGALTMVSEVLAKGSHVFVQEMAEDISVSQTAEVNRMRRLQATEGG; encoded by the coding sequence GTGCGCGCCGTGTCCCTCATCGCCGTCGCGGCCGTCGCGTTCGCCGTCGCGGGCTGCACCGGTGGACCGGCCCCCGCGCCCACCTCCACCGCCCCCGTCATCGCGCCGGGCAGGCCGGGCGAGCCCGCGAGGACGCTCGCCCCGTCCGAGGCGCTGACCGCCGTCCCCTCTCCCACGGCCGGCGCGGCGGACGTGCTGTTCATGCAGAACATGATCGTCCACCATCGGCAGGCCCTGGACATGAGCACAGGCGCCGCCACGCGGGCCGGATCCGACCAGGTCAAACGCCTCGCCGCCCGCATCACCGCCGCCCAGGGACCGGAGATCAGGGCCATGACGCGCTGGCTGCTCGAACAGGGCCGGAGCGTCCCCGACGCCCGCGCCGCGCACCCGGGCATGCCGGGCATGGCCACCCCCGAGCAGCTCGCCGAACTGCGGGCCGCGAGCGGTGGGGACTTCGACCGCCTCTACCTACGGCTCATGATCGCCCACCACATGGGCGCCCTCACGATGGTCTCGGAGGTGCTGGCGAAGGGCTCGCATGTCTTCGTCCAGGAGATGGCCGAGGACATCTCGGTGTCCCAGACGGCCGAGGTGAATCGCATGCGCCGGCTTCAGGCCACCGAAGGCGGCTGA
- a CDS encoding lytic polysaccharide monooxygenase: MRRAITYAMAMVIAAATVVFVATPASAHGYVASPPSRQANCAQGKVSNCGEIIYEPQSVEGPKGLRNCSGGDSRWAPLDNDSKAWPAASVGDTVSFRWTLPVAHATRDWEYYVGNTRLAVFSGGGRQPGSSVTHSVSLGGRTGRIKLLAIWNIADTAMAFYSCVDLQVGPGGPDPTPTPTPTVTPTVTPTPTVTPTRTPTPSVTPTPGGTWTAGTAYTSGTVVTYNGAGYRCLQPHTALPGWEPPNVPALWARV; this comes from the coding sequence ATGCGAAGAGCCATCACGTACGCCATGGCGATGGTGATCGCCGCGGCGACGGTCGTGTTCGTCGCCACCCCGGCCTCGGCACACGGCTACGTCGCCTCGCCGCCGAGCCGGCAGGCCAACTGCGCCCAGGGCAAGGTCTCCAACTGCGGCGAGATCATCTACGAGCCGCAGAGCGTGGAAGGGCCCAAGGGCCTGCGCAACTGCAGCGGCGGCGACTCCCGGTGGGCGCCGCTGGACAACGACAGCAAGGCATGGCCCGCGGCGAGCGTCGGCGACACCGTCAGCTTCCGCTGGACCCTCCCGGTCGCGCACGCCACCAGGGACTGGGAGTACTACGTCGGCAACACGCGTCTCGCGGTGTTCAGCGGCGGCGGCAGGCAGCCCGGCTCCAGCGTGACGCACTCGGTGAGCCTCGGCGGCAGGACGGGCCGGATCAAGCTGCTGGCCATCTGGAACATCGCCGACACGGCGATGGCGTTCTACAGCTGCGTCGACCTGCAGGTGGGCCCCGGCGGTCCCGACCCGACGCCCACGCCCACGCCCACCGTGACGCCCACCGTGACGCCCACGCCGACCGTCACCCCGACCCGCACGCCCACGCCCTCCGTGACGCCGACCCCGGGCGGCACCTGGACCGCGGGCACCGCCTACACGAGCGGCACGGTCGTCACCTACAACGGTGCCGGCTACAGGTGCCTCCAGCCGCACACCGCCCTGCCGGGCTGGGAGCCGCCGAACGTGCCCGCCCTGTGGGCCCGCGTCTGA